AAAGAAAGAATTTGATCAACTGTATACCCTGATGACGCCTGCTTCATTGACAGAGTCCGGCATGAACCGTGAACAATTTGTGGAAAAATACAATGCAATCTATTCGGGTATGGAGGTTTCTGCGATTAAAGCAGAATTGAAACCGAAAGTAATCGAAGAGGCATCGGACGGCACTGGTAATGAAAATAAAAACCAAAACCAAAATCCGGATGCCTACGAAGTGGACTACAGTCTGCAGTTAACGACCTTCCTCGGGGAAGTGGACGAGACGCATACACTGAAACTGGTGCGTGAAGAGCTTGAGGAGGGTGGCAAAGTCTGGCGGATCAACTGGAAGCCATCCATGATTCTGACTGACATGGTCAAGGGAAGCAAAGTTCGGGTGAAAACCCTTTTCCCGGAACGAGGAGACATTGTTGATCGTGAAGGGCTGCCCCTCGCAACAAAGGGAAATATATATGAATGGGGCATCGTACCTGAGAAGCTAGGAGAACATCCGGAGCCGGTGATCGCCCGAATCGCGGAGCATTACAAAGTAACAGAAGCTATGATTAACACCGCACTTGCACAGAAATGGGTGAAGCCGGAATATTTTGTCCCGATTGCTTCAACAGAGGACTCCCGGGTGCCTACAGCACTGGCTGGTGTGCAAGTTCAATCCAAGGAAATACGATATTATCCTCTTGGTGAGGCTGCTGCTCATTTAATCGGTTATGTGCGCAAGGCCACCAAGGAAGATTTGGAGAAAGATACGGAAGGATACTATCGTGCGGAAGATTGGATTGGCAAAGCCGGACTGGAGCAATCCTTAGAGAAACAGCTTCGCGGCGAACGAGGTGGCCTGATCGAGATCACCGATGAATCTGGAAACACTCGCTCTGAGCTTATTCGAAAGGATGCAGTGGATGGAGAGAATATTCAACTGACGATAAGCTCTGAGCAACAGCGCAAGTTGTATAAGACATTATCGAGTGGTGGTGACGCCGGAGCAATGGTGCTGATGAACCCAACGGATGGTAATCTGCTGGCACTGGCAAGTGCGCCTGCCTATAATCCGAACAAGATGGTTACGGGACTGACACAGGCAGAGTGGGATGCCTATTCAGCAGATGAAAAGCTTCCTTTTATCAATCGGTTTACGAACCGTTATGCACCAGGTTCAACCTTCAAAGCCATTACGGCAGCGGCAGGTTTGATGGAGAAGGTTACCACAGCGGACAAATCGCATGATATCTCTGGTCTGCAATGGCGCAAGGATGAGAGCTGGGGCGGTTACTATGTGAAACGTGTGAAAAGTGTATCCCCGGTGAACATGGTTGATGCGCTGGTCTACTCAGACAATATTTATTTTGCGAAGGAAGCTGTTGAGATGGGCAGCGCCAAGTTCATAGATGGCATTCAGAAGTTCGGTTTTGGAGACAACTTTGGACTGGATGAACTGTATTTGAAACCAAGTCAGTATGCAAACGAGGCACATCTCGATTTGTCATCCGAGGTACTGCTCGCTGACACATCCTATGGACAGGGAGAAATGTTGATGTCGCCGATCCATCTGGCATCCTCCTTCACCCCTTTTATTAATGAAGGAAAAATGGTGAAGCCTGTACTGATAGAGGAAAAGGAAACCGCCGAACCGGAAGTT
This window of the Paenibacillus marchantiae genome carries:
- the pbp4 gene encoding penicillin-binding protein PBP4(5), translating into MKSKRKIIYGLLPILFAGGIGMYLYMQNSKTEEVKPEVTVNQYIEHLQKKEFDQLYTLMTPASLTESGMNREQFVEKYNAIYSGMEVSAIKAELKPKVIEEASDGTGNENKNQNQNPDAYEVDYSLQLTTFLGEVDETHTLKLVREELEEGGKVWRINWKPSMILTDMVKGSKVRVKTLFPERGDIVDREGLPLATKGNIYEWGIVPEKLGEHPEPVIARIAEHYKVTEAMINTALAQKWVKPEYFVPIASTEDSRVPTALAGVQVQSKEIRYYPLGEAAAHLIGYVRKATKEDLEKDTEGYYRAEDWIGKAGLEQSLEKQLRGERGGLIEITDESGNTRSELIRKDAVDGENIQLTISSEQQRKLYKTLSSGGDAGAMVLMNPTDGNLLALASAPAYNPNKMVTGLTQAEWDAYSADEKLPFINRFTNRYAPGSTFKAITAAAGLMEKVTTADKSHDISGLQWRKDESWGGYYVKRVKSVSPVNMVDALVYSDNIYFAKEAVEMGSAKFIDGIQKFGFGDNFGLDELYLKPSQYANEAHLDLSSEVLLADTSYGQGEMLMSPIHLASSFTPFINEGKMVKPVLIEEKETAEPEVVITPEVANTVKDALGEVVTRSGGTAHSLNSLPEGLAAKTGTAELKAKKGEKGQENGFVVVFDTESPSFLIAAVIEQVNGRGGSYYVLDKLKPFLEKKGVTQ